The Gossypium arboreum isolate Shixiya-1 chromosome 6, ASM2569848v2, whole genome shotgun sequence DNA window TAGTAAAAACTACAGAATATCATGTTTAGCAAGTTTAGATCAGAGAGATGCTCACCAGTAAAGGTTTCAGCAGGTGGCTGTTCATCCAACGTACTGCCACTTGCACTGATACACTCACTTAAAAGAGAAGTTGCTGAATGACCCATTGGAGAAAGAGGCTCTCCACAGTTTTCCCATTCTGTCTCACAGATGTTGAAGGTGGAACTTTCAGCTACATCACCGGGAGTAGCTGAATTTGAACTCTTCTCAGATGCATGGTTCTTTGCGCTGCTTAGAGTTTTTGCCTCATGAAGTAAAGCATCCAGCAGGCCACTATTACGGGGTGAAAGGCTATCTGACTCTGCTATGCTGGGTGGTGGTGGTGACTGGATAAAAGCATCAACAGACTCAAGTAAAGGTGGTGGGCAAGAAAATGTGCCCCAGTTACCTAATTCAGTTTCTGGATATTGGAGTGAAGGGAGCTCCAACTTCACAGCCTCCAAAGGAGGCTCTGAAGCAGAGAAATTGCCATTTGAAAGGTTATGGCTACCTGGGAATACACCAAATTGCAAGGAGTTCTTGGTTGCAGGATCTGGTTCAATTGGAAAAGACAACCCAAAGGATTGAGCAGCCTTGTCTGAGATATCATCTTGAAACTGCTCAAACAAGGGGCATTCATTTTTAACAGCACCAGTGTAACCAGGGAAAAAGGCTGTAGCTTCTCGAAGACGTTTCTGGCGATGGATTGTTGGTGGCATGAAACTACAATATTGAGAACCTAGACCTTTCATCAGCATGCTGCTTGTAGATATATCAGGAAGTTCAGGGACGTAAGGCAGGACATTTTGACTTGTCTTTAAACTGTCAAATATGACATCAGGTATCTCATAGCTGTTGTTCTGCAAGATATCATGAGGTCCTTTATCCCCTCCATTAACTGCACTGGTACCGTGACTGTCCTGCAACGCTTGCAAGCACACTTCAGGAGGGTAGAGAGGTAACCCAGCACGCTGACGTCTCTTAATCCGGGTATTCCAATAATTTTTTATCTCATTATCTGTACGACCAGGCAACTGCACAACAGAGCAAAGAGTTTCAGACACCTAAAAGACAGATGTATAAAACTTTGGTAGCTGGCAGTTTAATCATGCTTTGCACAAGTGTTTAGCATTTTCAAGGTGAAATAGCTGCCATAGAATTCTGGAAAACATAAATTTGTTCAGCATCTAGCACAAAAAATCATAACACAGAAAAAATGCTAAATGTGGTTTATTCATTTCAAAGAATGACTAAATTGTCTTCCTGTTCTCTCACTAATATTCCTTTTTGCTTCAGGAGTAAGACCTGATAAGAACAGGGGACGGAAGAAGGGGAAATCATGATACCGAGCAGTGTTTTTTATTAATTGTTATAATCCTGGGATATGACCAGTTCAACCAGGCCAGGAATAACATTGCTCTTATGAGTGAAATCACATAAAAATCACTAACCCACTGTCTCAAGTCATTTAACCTCTCTAAATTTGTTATAGAAGGAAAGTGTTCAAAGTATACTTTTTTTATGCAATACTTTTTAACTCTTTTTTATGGTAGGTTCAAAAAATTTCTGTATTCAACCAATCATGAAAATAACTAGATCCACATTAACTGAATTGAACACTCACATGTGCAGCCATTCGAGCCCATTTATTTCCCATCTTTGCATGGAGTTCAATGATCAGCTGTTCTTCTTCTTGAGTAAATGCCCCTTTCTTCAAGTTTGGCCTCAAGTGATTTGCCCAACGTAAGCGACAACTTTTTCCACAACGAAATAGTCCAGAGTGCTTCTGAACAGCATTCCAGTTGCCTTCCCCATGCTTCTTCACATAGTCAATTAAAATTGCATCTTCAGCAGACGTCCATGGTCCTTTCTTCAGAACAACTCCCCCACCGGTACCTCCTCCACAGTTGCCATCATCAATCAACGATGATTCTGTCTGATCCTTAGAGAGAATCCCATCTTCCCTCTCATTTTTTGTGTGACTCATCTCTTTGTAATCATACACAAACTCCCTACCAACAAGTGAGAACCATCCAAAACCTGAAACAAGAGAAAAGATGGAAAACACGCAAATTTAAAATACCGAGAACCAAAGAGAACGCAGAACCTTTTCCTCTCACTTTTTCATAATTGCACTCAAACTGCTATAGGTACATGattatctctctctctctctatctcTCTCTTTTTTACGATATACGCGCTTTATGCATCACGACAAGCTACAAGTGGATCAACCAGCTGACTCATTTATTCAAATATTAAAGAAGAAATTAAGAAAGCATAAATACACATTTTAAATCAATGGAACCAAACAAAAGTCGTTGGGAAAATATATTCACATCTCTCCAAATAGAACAAATTCAGAGACGACATATAAAGTCCTCTCTCAAAGGATAGCTGTTTAGCGAACAAAAGAAAACGTCATCTATCTACAGATAACCGATTCGCAAATGACCGAAAAAGTCATGGAATGCAGAAAGATTAGAGACGGTTGACAGAAAACAATTTATCCACAGAGTATAAAATACAGAAAACATGGATGTAAACCGTGTATCAAGGTCCAATTCTATTCCAAAAAAGGaaaaatcgcttcaatctttgGAAGTTCAATTAAACCCTTTAACCTATTTTAGAAAGCGAATAACACATTTCCAGAAATGATGACAATAAATAAGTTCAGATAAAAGGTAAAATCCAAAATGCATTTATTGCAGAATAATTCTGTCATAAGTTACTCCAATAATCCGTCATTAATAATCTATACGCTGCAATAATTGCACTGTCAACTATCTAGTTCCATTAGATTAATCCATATCTACCAATTTCAATAAAGAatcagaaaaaagaagaaaagaactaCACGAAAAAAAAATCTAAGGAAATGTAGAATCGATTACCTGCCTTAAGGAGTAGGGGAAATTTTTGCCAAAAATACGAACTCTTTGAATTAGCTCAATAATGGTTTCTGATTGAACTGAGAGCTGAGGTAATACCGAAAACTAGAAATCTGAAAATCAACACgaaaaagataattaaaattacaacaaaatCCTTGATCTAACAATCATTAATAACAAAAGAGGAAACCCttaaaccaatatatatatatatatgaattctaACCGTAATTTTTGAGCTAGAAGAAAAAGGATCCGAGAATAAAAAGAACAAAACATCGAGATTCAGCAAAACAAACGATTAAAAAACACAAATGggaaatcttttctttttcctttttattttttattggaaTTTTGAGGATTTGTGATTGGGGAGAGAGAAAATCGAatgagaaaatgaaaaaaaaataataaagaaaagggAAGTAAGAGAAGGAAATGAGAGAGAATGGGAAGCCAAAAGCTTAAGAGAGAGAAAGAGAATAAAAATCGTCAAAAGTAGAGGAGATAATGGAGAAAAAAAAGGaagatttattattatttattttttgagcAAACTCAATtatccaacattttcattttaggtattcaaataaaatatttataatttaaacattAGTTTAATCATTTTGATGAATCTTGTTTAGACCCAATCATAAATTTGATTACTCAAAGGTTGGTTTAAAAAGTGAGATATAGTATTGAAAAATGAGTTTGAACAAAAAATAAGATTTATTTTTTGAACGAGCTAAGTTTCATGTAAATTTTTTTATCCTTTCTCTACCTGAATTTATTATTGTTTCGTTGCTGCTTTGTTaccattttattataatattattaattgtgCTACTATTTTAGAGTATTTATTTATTAAGTTGCAACTATCTTAGTTCAGTTTAACATTATTTCTCAGAAGTACTTTTGAGATAACAGTATTACTTAACAAGATGtttcaaaagtacttttgaaaCAGAAAAAAACACTCtggaaaaacttttttttttgctaaaagcagaagtaaaaaaatttaacttttactCAAAAGTGTTTTTTTGACCCAAAAATACTTTTGAAAGACATTGTTAAACTAatgtttagtgttatttaagtttaAATACTTTTTGTATGtatcaaattttttaaatttgtttttatataataataataatttaatacgaACAAACTGGATCAAACTCgggtttaatatttttaatctaaATTAGATTTGGACATAATTTTAGACTCATTTTGGACTAAACTAAACATAAACCTAAAATTTTACATCAACTTGATTTAAACCCAAAGTCAGGTCTCGTTAAAATCCaaacaaaaatgaaattttttgttaaataatattattatttcaaaAACTACgccttttatttctttatttcattaCCACCATCGTCCTTTACtcattaaaaatttagaaaaaggttGAGTATATTTTTATCTACTTGATTCACGCACAAAAAATACGTCTAAAATattaatctaaattaatataatctAGAccaaaaaataaatctaaaattttaccAAGTCCATTTCATATTAAAAATGCTAAATTCAGAGTTTGGATGATAGTATCAAAATGGATCACTTGTTTCATCTTTCTAATAAAATCTTCACATTTCTTGTTTAACTCTTCATTACTCAATGACTTAAGATCATCTTCATCCTCCTGTATTGAAACAACCTCATTTGATCTATCGTCTTCGTCTTCTAGTTCTACAACCAAGGGCACCCTCTTCTTCTCTTTCATCATATTCTGCAACAACTGTCTCTTTTGAAATGGACCCTTGTGGCTCTGCCTTTGATGATTCCACCCCTAATTCTGTTTGGCTACCTCCCTTGCTCATCTTCACACCCTTTTCAGCTTTAATATCAGTCTCTACACTACAACTATCGATCAAACCAGAGCTGGTGGCAATGAAAACAAGCAGCCATTGCAAAGCAAAAATATGTAATTCTTGCCTACACTGAAACTAAAGAATTCTAAACCAT harbors:
- the LOC108484188 gene encoding transcription factor MYB33-like, which encodes MSHTKNEREDGILSKDQTESSLIDDGNCGGGTGGGVVLKKGPWTSAEDAILIDYVKKHGEGNWNAVQKHSGLFRCGKSCRLRWANHLRPNLKKGAFTQEEEQLIIELHAKMGNKWARMAAHLPGRTDNEIKNYWNTRIKRRQRAGLPLYPPEVCLQALQDSHGTSAVNGGDKGPHDILQNNSYEIPDVIFDSLKTSQNVLPYVPELPDISTSSMLMKGLGSQYCSFMPPTIHRQKRLREATAFFPGYTGAVKNECPLFEQFQDDISDKAAQSFGLSFPIEPDPATKNSLQFGVFPGSHNLSNGNFSASEPPLEAVKLELPSLQYPETELGNWGTFSCPPPLLESVDAFIQSPPPPSIAESDSLSPRNSGLLDALLHEAKTLSSAKNHASEKSSNSATPGDVAESSTFNICETEWENCGEPLSPMGHSATSLLSECISASGSTLDEQPPAETFTESQVKSEPADHVFTPEIQNEAPIRLDSCHPDTLLASNWLEQDSGYDKDQTIMTDSIAALLGDDLSTEYKNMAAGTSISSQAWGLGSCAWNNMPAVCQMSELP